The Thermus brockianus genome window below encodes:
- a CDS encoding SDR family NAD(P)-dependent oxidoreductase, whose amino-acid sequence MGRLSDKTVLVTGAAHGIGRAALELFAREGARLVAVDVEEEALAEAVAPLEGEAVAVVADVSVPEGVEEAFREALEEFGTLHGVAHFAGIAHSGLSWKLPLAEWERVLRVNLTGSFLVARKAGEAMEGGSLVLTSSVAALGALGLAHYAASKMAVVGLARTLALELARKGIRVNVLVPGLIATRMTTGLPEWAWRREVEATPLGREGRPEEVAQAALFLLSDEASYITGQALYVDGGRSIVGPGAYLSLAQRR is encoded by the coding sequence CTTGGAGCTCTTTGCCCGGGAAGGGGCTAGGCTCGTGGCGGTGGATGTGGAGGAGGAGGCCTTGGCCGAGGCCGTGGCTCCCCTGGAAGGGGAGGCGGTGGCCGTGGTGGCCGATGTAAGCGTCCCCGAAGGGGTGGAGGAGGCCTTCCGGGAGGCCTTGGAGGAGTTCGGGACGCTCCACGGGGTGGCCCACTTCGCGGGGATAGCCCATAGCGGCCTCTCTTGGAAGCTCCCCTTGGCGGAGTGGGAACGGGTGCTCCGGGTGAACCTCACGGGAAGTTTCCTGGTGGCCCGAAAAGCGGGGGAGGCCATGGAGGGGGGAAGCCTCGTCCTCACCAGCTCCGTGGCCGCCTTGGGTGCCCTGGGCCTTGCCCACTACGCCGCGAGCAAAATGGCCGTGGTAGGCCTCGCCCGCACCTTGGCCTTGGAGCTTGCCCGCAAGGGCATCCGGGTTAACGTCCTCGTCCCGGGCCTCATCGCCACCCGGATGACCACGGGGTTGCCCGAATGGGCATGGCGGCGAGAGGTGGAGGCCACCCCCCTTGGCCGGGAAGGCCGCCCCGAGGAGGTGGCCCAGGCGGCCCTCTTCCTCCTCTCCGATGAGGCGAGCTATATCACCGGCCAGGCCCTTTACGTGGACGGGGGCCGCTCCATCGTGGGCCCCGGGGCTTACCTTTCGCTTGCGCAGAGGAGGTGA